In one Cloacibacillus porcorum genomic region, the following are encoded:
- a CDS encoding helix-turn-helix domain-containing protein: MRYTKEERLEIGRKVYEGIMTRYEAAEAYGISDDTARDYMRMYRDSNSLPPKSSGNGSDSYVYKPSERQPDLSDYESMTKKELIVELIKAKVAEARLKKGYEVKGDGPVKEYILLDSSNTK; this comes from the coding sequence ATGCGATACACGAAAGAAGAGCGTCTTGAAATCGGACGAAAAGTTTATGAGGGGATAATGACACGTTACGAGGCTGCCGAAGCCTACGGCATCAGCGACGACACGGCTAGGGACTATATGCGGATGTATCGTGATTCCAACAGTCTGCCGCCCAAGTCTTCCGGAAACGGTTCGGACAGTTATGTTTACAAGCCTTCCGAAAGACAGCCTGACCTATCAGATTATGAGTCCATGACAAAAAAAGAACTCATTGTTGAGTTGATTAAAGCGAAAGTAGCGGAAGCAAGATTAAAAAAAGGCTACGAGGTGAAAGGAGATGGTCCGGTAAAGGAATATATCCTTTTAGACAGCTCGAATACCAAGTAA
- the gpmA gene encoding 2,3-diphosphoglycerate-dependent phosphoglycerate mutase, with protein MYKIVLIRHGESAWNKENRFTGWQDVPLSEKGLAEAKAAGELLKKEGYVFDKAYTSVLRRAIKTLWCVLEETDLMWIPVEKSWRLNERHYGALQGLNKAETAAEYGDEQVKIWRRSYATRPPLLTKDDERWPGHESRYASLSPAELPLGECLEDTVARVVPYWREVIAPEVRAGRRLIIAAHGNSLRALVKYLDDVSEKDILELNIPTGVPLVYELDEELKPIRHYYLGDAEAIAAAQAAVAKQGSAKK; from the coding sequence ATGTACAAAATCGTTTTGATAAGACATGGAGAGAGCGCGTGGAATAAAGAGAACCGCTTTACGGGGTGGCAGGACGTGCCCCTCTCGGAGAAGGGGCTTGCCGAGGCAAAGGCCGCGGGCGAGCTGCTGAAAAAAGAGGGCTACGTCTTTGACAAGGCCTATACCTCGGTGCTGCGCCGCGCGATCAAGACGCTCTGGTGCGTGCTCGAGGAGACGGACCTCATGTGGATACCGGTCGAGAAGTCGTGGCGGCTCAACGAGCGCCATTACGGCGCGCTGCAGGGGCTCAACAAGGCGGAGACGGCGGCGGAGTACGGAGACGAACAGGTTAAGATCTGGCGCCGCAGCTATGCCACACGCCCGCCGCTCCTGACAAAGGACGACGAACGCTGGCCGGGCCATGAGAGCCGCTACGCCTCGCTCTCACCGGCGGAGCTGCCGCTCGGCGAGTGTCTGGAGGATACCGTGGCGCGCGTAGTCCCCTACTGGCGGGAGGTCATCGCCCCCGAGGTCAGGGCGGGCAGGCGACTGATAATCGCGGCGCACGGCAACAGTCTACGCGCGCTGGTGAAGTATCTCGACGACGTATCGGAGAAGGACATCCTGGAGCTGAACATCCCCACTGGCGTACCGCTCGTCTACGAGCTTGACGAAGAGCTCAAGCCGATCAGGCACTATTACCTCGGCGACGCGGAGGCGATCGCCGCCGCGCAGGCCGCCGTGGCAAAGCAGGGCTCGGCGAAAAAATAA
- a CDS encoding Ig-like domain-containing protein, with protein MTTAKPELVVTCKNAPIAVTPTALKLQLGKSDTVKAATPVVGETVTWKSSDTAVAAVDDAGKVTAHKAGIAVISATGSVTKTTAGCTVTVEDPAAPDPVPTPAPVTPTAVTEKDNPVTKDKDVPADVKPATPVIKPATEENTKALAASADVPVKFFTATADGNITVDPVIAKKTVASVMSDDAAVAPKTIVTLPIITATISDGKVAALAMKTTGAQLGAAANNIVSDITLIKILKDETGAKFGYTAEPAGYADQSFTLKNADGNNLAFTDKIDPAATYTLILFVKDNGEFDYDNTTGSVIDPVAMAMNEAKAPKPSGGSSSGCSAGVGVLALLALLPLAAARRKK; from the coding sequence TTGACTACAGCAAAGCCGGAACTCGTCGTCACATGTAAGAATGCGCCTATCGCCGTAACGCCAACTGCTTTGAAACTTCAGCTCGGAAAGAGCGATACCGTGAAGGCGGCGACACCTGTCGTCGGTGAAACTGTCACCTGGAAATCCAGTGACACTGCGGTTGCTGCGGTCGACGACGCAGGCAAGGTGACGGCACACAAGGCCGGCATCGCCGTTATCTCCGCCACCGGCTCCGTCACAAAGACGACCGCCGGCTGCACCGTGACTGTCGAAGACCCGGCTGCTCCGGACCCGGTGCCGACACCGGCTCCCGTAACGCCGACCGCCGTAACTGAAAAGGATAACCCCGTGACTAAGGACAAAGACGTACCGGCAGATGTGAAACCGGCGACCCCCGTCATCAAGCCGGCGACGGAGGAAAACACAAAAGCCCTCGCGGCGAGCGCGGACGTTCCGGTAAAATTCTTCACCGCGACGGCTGACGGCAATATCACAGTCGACCCCGTGATCGCAAAAAAGACCGTGGCCTCCGTAATGTCGGACGACGCGGCGGTGGCTCCGAAGACGATCGTAACTCTGCCCATTATCACGGCGACGATTAGCGACGGCAAAGTCGCGGCCCTCGCGATGAAGACGACCGGCGCGCAGCTTGGCGCGGCGGCCAACAATATAGTCAGCGACATCACGCTCATCAAAATACTTAAAGACGAGACGGGCGCGAAGTTTGGCTATACTGCGGAGCCGGCCGGCTACGCCGACCAGAGCTTCACGCTCAAAAACGCGGATGGAAACAACCTCGCCTTTACCGACAAAATCGATCCGGCCGCGACATACACGCTCATACTCTTCGTCAAGGATAACGGAGAGTTCGACTACGACAACACTACGGGCAGCGTAATCGACCCCGTGGCGATGGCGATGAACGAGGCAAAGGCGCCGAAACCCTCCGGCGGTTCAAGCAGCGGCTGCTCCGCAGGTGTGGGAGTCTTAGCACTGCTGGCGCTGCTGCCGCTCGCGGCGGCGAGACGCAAGAAATAA
- a CDS encoding IS3 family transposase, which produces MKKRLRGERRWSGKGIYPFRQLEYQVILELSEYFPVVILCRVTGIPRSSFYNWKRSLFEPSKRARDFARSVMLFMEYHKRYPSHGYRWLNAKIRLDTGIVHSDPYAYKCCRAAGIKSKAKHYRYKKPGNPYRLFPNLLLAGLPVYSPMQYIASDMTAFCFKGTYYELTLYMDLWNNEIVSHALSSRRGDRMTYIDGLEGLIMNKDKKTEWQTILHTDQGAVYASKKYNDILELNHIAHSMSRSGTPTDNAAMEAINGWLKAELFTDFHVTGKENIEREIEEYIKFFNEERPAYALGYMTPKQYKEAYSGNGSFRSRT; this is translated from the coding sequence ATTAAAAAAAGGCTACGAGGTGAAAGGAGATGGTCCGGTAAAGGAATATATCCTTTTAGACAGCTCGAATACCAAGTAATTCTGGAACTATCCGAGTATTTTCCTGTAGTCATCCTGTGCCGTGTGACGGGGATTCCCAGAAGCAGCTTCTATAACTGGAAACGCAGCCTGTTTGAACCGTCCAAAAGAGCGAGGGATTTTGCTAGAAGCGTAATGCTCTTTATGGAATATCATAAAAGATATCCGTCGCACGGATACAGATGGCTTAACGCGAAGATACGCCTTGACACCGGAATAGTCCATTCAGATCCGTACGCCTATAAATGTTGCAGGGCTGCCGGTATAAAGAGCAAGGCAAAACACTACCGTTATAAAAAACCAGGCAATCCGTACAGATTATTCCCCAACCTGCTTCTTGCAGGCCTGCCGGTATACTCACCGATGCAGTACATAGCGAGCGATATGACGGCATTCTGCTTCAAAGGTACGTACTATGAGCTGACACTGTATATGGACCTATGGAACAACGAAATAGTAAGCCATGCGTTGTCTTCAAGGCGCGGAGACAGAATGACATACATAGACGGGCTGGAAGGACTGATAATGAATAAAGATAAAAAAACGGAATGGCAGACGATACTGCACACAGACCAGGGCGCGGTATACGCCTCCAAGAAATACAACGACATCTTGGAACTGAACCATATAGCCCACTCCATGTCCAGAAGCGGAACTCCTACGGACAATGCGGCGATGGAAGCGATAAACGGCTGGCTGAAAGCGGAGCTGTTTACAGACTTTCATGTAACAGGCAAAGAAAACATAGAGCGGGAGATAGAGGAATACATAAAATTCTTCAATGAAGAGCGTCCGGCCTATGCTTTGGGATACATGACGCCGAAACAGTATAAGGAGGCGTATAGCGGAAACGGCAGTTTTAGGAGTAGGACGTAA